In a single window of the Pongo abelii isolate AG06213 chromosome 1, NHGRI_mPonAbe1-v2.0_pri, whole genome shotgun sequence genome:
- the TMEM275 gene encoding transmembrane protein 275, translating into MPPAEKSEGPPVPAPAERARGRGPGLPSPALCCACGLCALLAGVNVTLAGAFASFLPGHNALLVVGPALLVLALGFFAACCVCSRRGPAPRERSAAAAGPGQGGGRAGPVALEMESSEPTAQDTTAVQLSPAVSAASSGRSSPGPSPLALEAPAPAAVCALHSEGVQLNPPRERAAP; encoded by the coding sequence ATGCCGCCGGCAGAAAAGAGCGAGGGGCCACCGGTCCCGGCGCCCGCGGAACGCGCCCGGGGCCGGGGACCGGGCCTGCCGTCGCCGGCGCTGTGCTGCGCCTGCGGTCTGTGCGCGCTGCTGGCGGGCGTGAACGTGACGCTGGCAGGCGCCTTCGCTTCCTTCCTGCCCGGGCACAATGCGCTGCTCGTCGTGGGGCCGGCGCTGCTGGTGCTGGCGCTCGGCTTCTTCGCGGCCTGCTGCGTGTGTAGCCGCCGGGGCCCCGCGCCCCGTGAGCGCTCGGCGGCCGCGGCGGGCCCGGGCCAGGGTGGCGGCCGCGCCGGGCCCGTGGCGCTGGAGATGGAAAGCAGCGAGCCCACGGCACAGGACACCACGGCCGTGCAGCTCAGCCCTGCCGTCTCCGCCGCATCCTCCGGCCGCTCCAGCCCCGGCCCCAGCCCCCTCGCCTTGGAGGCCCCGGCGCCCGCGGCCGTCTGCGCGCTGCACTCAGAAGGAGTCCAGCTCAACCCACCCCGGGAGCGGGCCGCCCCCTAG